In a single window of the Aminomonas paucivorans DSM 12260 genome:
- the frlB gene encoding fructoselysine 6-phosphate deglycase gives MLQIDKNTVEFLVTENMVHEVETILRRDFPRIGEMAGEMADRGVDRVYFVACGSPLCAAQTAARLMERFSSVPATAYSGWDFCDNPPHRLDRKCALIAISHYGKTEEVCLALEKAKAAGAYTVAVTGREENPIAALGDRVVAYGAECIWEAHLLVAYAFVLEFLRRVAPHPELERIAADLTKLPGVLARLVAGWEEKGRALGERASRWPFLYTVAAGPLKPLAYKEGIVTLLEFTWTHGSCLDAAEFRHGPLEVAEPGVPFLFLLGTDESRHTAQRALDFVRRHTDDVIVFDHREIGEGLHPWLAPMTLFVPLEWFCYYLSLHKDHNPDHRRYYGGLAEY, from the coding sequence ATGCTTCAGATCGACAAGAACACCGTGGAGTTTCTGGTGACGGAGAACATGGTCCACGAGGTGGAGACGATTCTCCGAAGGGATTTCCCCCGCATCGGGGAGATGGCCGGGGAGATGGCGGACCGGGGGGTGGACCGGGTCTACTTCGTGGCCTGCGGTTCCCCCCTGTGCGCCGCCCAGACGGCGGCCCGGCTGATGGAGCGGTTTTCCTCCGTTCCCGCGACGGCCTACAGCGGCTGGGACTTCTGCGACAACCCGCCGCATCGCCTGGACCGGAAGTGCGCCCTCATCGCCATCTCCCACTACGGGAAGACCGAGGAGGTCTGCCTGGCCCTGGAGAAGGCCAAGGCGGCGGGGGCCTACACGGTGGCGGTGACGGGAAGGGAGGAGAACCCCATCGCCGCCCTGGGGGACCGGGTGGTGGCCTACGGGGCGGAGTGCATCTGGGAGGCCCACCTGCTGGTGGCCTACGCCTTCGTCCTGGAGTTCCTGCGTCGCGTGGCCCCGCATCCGGAGCTGGAGCGCATTGCCGCGGATCTGACCAAGCTGCCGGGGGTGCTGGCCCGGCTGGTGGCGGGGTGGGAGGAGAAGGGACGGGCCCTGGGGGAGCGGGCCTCCCGCTGGCCCTTCCTCTACACCGTGGCGGCGGGGCCCCTGAAGCCCCTGGCCTACAAGGAGGGCATCGTGACCCTCCTGGAGTTCACCTGGACCCACGGGAGCTGCCTGGACGCGGCGGAGTTCCGCCACGGCCCCCTGGAGGTGGCGGAGCCGGGGGTGCCCTTCCTGTTCCTCCTGGGGACCGACGAGAGCCGCCACACCGCCCAGCGGGCCCTGGACTTCGTGCGGCGTCACACCGACGACGTGATCGTCTTCGACCACCGGGAGATCGGGGAGGGGCTGCACCCCTGGCTGGCCCCCATGACCCTCTTCGTCCCCCTGGAGTGGTTCTGCTACTACCTGTCCCTGCACAAGGACCACAACCCGGACCATCGGCGCTACTACGGAGGGCTGGCGGAGTACTAG
- the frlC gene encoding fructoselysine 3-epimerase, translated as MKFCMFTSGYMRDPLEKAFRDAAELGYDGIEIWGGRPHAYAPDLAAGDLKDLVRLSRDYGVPIVGYTPETNAYPYNMMIGSERMRRDSLDYIKLSMDMAAAMGAGFTLISAAHAGYDTPKEVYWPRLLDCLRELVAHGDSIGMTLCLEALTRYESNVVCTADDLAQVFREISSPRLVTMCDVCAPYVNREPVSSYFAKLGDRVRHLHLVDSDGISDTHYLPGDGNMPLGPLLRDLKRRGYDGTVTLELVTAYIHEPTCYADLALRRAKALLAD; from the coding sequence GTGAAGTTCTGCATGTTCACCTCCGGCTACATGCGCGATCCCCTGGAGAAGGCCTTCCGCGACGCCGCGGAGCTGGGCTACGACGGCATCGAGATCTGGGGGGGCCGTCCCCACGCCTATGCCCCGGACCTGGCGGCGGGGGACCTGAAGGACCTGGTGCGCCTCTCCCGGGACTACGGGGTGCCCATCGTGGGCTACACCCCCGAGACCAACGCCTACCCGTACAACATGATGATCGGCAGCGAGCGGATGCGCCGGGACAGCCTGGACTACATCAAGCTCTCCATGGACATGGCCGCCGCCATGGGGGCGGGGTTCACCCTCATCTCCGCGGCCCACGCGGGGTACGACACCCCGAAGGAGGTCTACTGGCCCCGTCTCCTGGACTGTCTGCGGGAGCTGGTGGCCCACGGGGATAGCATCGGCATGACCCTCTGCCTGGAGGCCCTCACCCGCTACGAGTCCAACGTGGTCTGCACCGCCGACGACCTGGCCCAGGTGTTCCGGGAGATCTCCTCCCCCCGGCTGGTCACCATGTGCGACGTCTGCGCCCCCTACGTGAACCGGGAGCCCGTGTCCAGCTACTTCGCCAAGCTGGGGGACCGGGTGCGGCACCTCCACCTGGTGGACAGCGACGGGATCAGCGACACCCACTACCTCCCCGGGGACGGGAACATGCCCCTGGGGCCCCTGCTGCGGGACCTGAAGCGTCGGGGGTACGACGGGACCGTCACCCTGGAGCTGGTGACGGCGTACATCCACGAACCCACCTGCTACGCCGACCTGGCCCTGCGCCGGGCCAAGGCGCTGCTGGCGGACTAG
- a CDS encoding right-handed parallel beta-helix repeat-containing protein, which yields MRTRPRWIAAGWGILLALSLWCAGAGAAGTVWYVTGTGAGAKDGTSWAHAFASSDLGAAIQGAAPGDEVWVAQGTYLPGVTSGDSFVLKPGVSVYGGFGGTETRRDQRVPKTHVTVLSGNIGDPATSADNVCHVVTAPFGVTGSTVLDGFTIRDGNARGGFFASSGSGGGLYNSSASPRVSRCTFLRNDAFKGGGVGNAGSEASPVITDCTFRDNGARSGGGIASSGSNAPKISCCTFVENVAGNGGAVYGETGSAGEIANCTFVENVAWDDGGGALLLASNHTRVRNCTFLNNRTTRDPSRGQSVYVTACSPTDGTSILHCILWNSVPSALKEVEYAAGAAPTFEYGVLRGTYDGNEAALHLLSGDPLLAPLADNGGFTQTCAILPGSSAADVDSPHPFPATDQRGVSRPQGPKGDYGAFEKPFVPSPSPTPSPSPGTPTPGEITPSPVPEVTPDPGTVTPLPTSLLTPTPVVPSSPASLPTTSPTGSLRGGSGGCSSLRYGSLVWALLVPLCLLKGGRP from the coding sequence ATGAGAACACGACCTCGATGGATCGCCGCCGGATGGGGAATCCTGCTGGCCCTGTCGCTCTGGTGCGCCGGGGCGGGGGCGGCGGGCACCGTCTGGTACGTCACCGGAACCGGTGCAGGAGCAAAAGACGGGACGAGCTGGGCCCACGCCTTCGCCTCGTCGGACCTGGGCGCGGCCATCCAGGGGGCAGCCCCGGGGGACGAGGTCTGGGTGGCCCAGGGGACCTATCTGCCCGGCGTAACCTCGGGGGACTCCTTCGTGCTGAAACCGGGGGTGTCGGTCTACGGGGGCTTCGGGGGGACCGAGACGAGGCGCGACCAAAGGGTCCCCAAGACCCACGTGACGGTCCTCTCGGGGAACATCGGCGACCCCGCCACGTCGGCGGACAACGTCTGCCACGTGGTGACCGCCCCCTTCGGCGTGACGGGTTCCACCGTCCTCGACGGCTTCACCATCCGGGACGGCAACGCCCGTGGGGGGTTCTTCGCTTCCTCGGGCTCGGGCGGAGGACTCTACAACAGCTCGGCCAGCCCCCGGGTGAGCCGGTGCACCTTCCTCCGCAACGACGCCTTCAAGGGCGGGGGGGTAGGCAACGCCGGATCGGAAGCCAGCCCCGTCATCACGGACTGCACCTTCCGGGACAACGGCGCGAGAAGCGGCGGCGGGATCGCCAGTTCCGGATCGAACGCTCCGAAGATCTCCTGCTGCACCTTCGTGGAAAACGTAGCGGGCAACGGCGGCGCCGTCTACGGGGAGACCGGCAGCGCCGGGGAAATCGCCAACTGCACCTTCGTGGAGAACGTCGCCTGGGACGACGGGGGCGGGGCGCTGCTCCTCGCCTCGAACCACACCCGGGTCCGGAACTGCACCTTCCTGAACAACCGGACCACCCGGGACCCCTCCCGGGGCCAGAGCGTCTACGTCACCGCCTGCAGCCCCACGGACGGCACGTCCATCCTCCACTGCATCCTCTGGAACTCCGTCCCCAGCGCCCTGAAGGAAGTGGAGTACGCCGCGGGTGCCGCCCCCACCTTCGAGTACGGGGTGCTGCGGGGGACCTACGACGGCAACGAGGCCGCCCTACACCTCCTCTCCGGTGACCCGCTCCTGGCCCCCCTGGCCGACAACGGGGGCTTCACCCAGACCTGCGCGATCCTGCCGGGCAGCTCCGCCGCCGACGTCGACTCTCCCCACCCGTTTCCCGCCACGGACCAACGGGGCGTGAGCCGCCCCCAAGGACCCAAGGGAGACTACGGGGCCTTCGAGAAACCCTTCGTGCCCTCCCCCAGCCCCACCCCCAGCCCCTCCCCCGGGACGCCCACCCCCGGGGAGATCACCCCCTCCCCCGTGCCGGAGGTGACCCCGGACCCCGGGACGGTCACCCCCCTCCCGACGAGCCTCCTCACCCCCACGCCGGTCGTCCCCTCTTCCCCCGCCTCCCTCCCCACGACCTCCCCCACGGGAAGCCTCCGGGGCGGAAGCGGAGGGTGCTCATCCCTCCGGTACGGCTCCCTCGTCTGGGCGCTTCTGGTCCCCCTGTGCCTGCTGAAGGGAGGCAGGCCCTAG
- a CDS encoding SDR family NAD(P)-dependent oxidoreductase, translating into MRETYEGKVAVVTGAADGMGLGLCRRLAELGAYVVMGDINGEKLNAEVARINQEHPGHALARVTDVTKKDQIRSLIRKTVEWKGFVHFLFNNAGMGGTLPVDQLELEDWRSLFELNFWSVLQGIYAVLPIMRMQGGGHIVNTSSIAGIVPLPYQEAYCATKYAVSAVGQCLRYELWDENIRFSTVCPSNVATSIFSGLPVPDDAVSVEEAVETILAGVGRNENLIVFPEADRKRWERFQTAPEEQEQILLGMARVRKENYRTKGRYF; encoded by the coding sequence ATGCGCGAGACCTACGAGGGAAAGGTGGCGGTGGTCACCGGCGCCGCCGACGGCATGGGTCTGGGTCTCTGCCGACGGCTGGCGGAGCTGGGGGCCTACGTGGTCATGGGGGATATCAACGGGGAAAAACTGAACGCCGAGGTGGCGCGCATCAACCAGGAACACCCGGGACACGCCCTGGCCCGGGTCACCGACGTGACGAAGAAGGACCAGATCCGGAGCCTGATCCGCAAGACCGTGGAGTGGAAGGGGTTCGTGCACTTCCTCTTCAACAACGCGGGCATGGGGGGCACCCTGCCGGTGGACCAGCTGGAGCTGGAGGACTGGCGCTCCCTCTTCGAACTCAACTTCTGGAGCGTCCTCCAGGGCATCTACGCGGTGCTGCCCATCATGCGGATGCAGGGAGGCGGACACATCGTCAACACCTCTTCCATCGCGGGGATCGTCCCCCTCCCCTACCAGGAGGCCTACTGCGCCACCAAGTACGCCGTGAGCGCCGTGGGGCAGTGCCTGCGCTACGAGCTTTGGGACGAGAACATCCGCTTCTCCACCGTGTGCCCCAGCAACGTGGCCACCTCCATCTTCTCGGGGCTGCCCGTCCCCGACGACGCGGTGAGCGTGGAGGAGGCGGTGGAGACCATCCTGGCGGGGGTGGGGCGCAACGAGAACCTCATCGTCTTCCCCGAGGCGGACCGCAAGCGGTGGGAGCGGTTCCAGACCGCCCCGGAGGAGCAGGAGCAGATCCTGCTGGGGATGGCCCGGGTGCGCAAGGAGAACTACCGCACCAAGGGCCGATACTTCTAG
- a CDS encoding acetoacetate decarboxylase family protein, translated as MYRLREDHTYHMPAHFGGQPGGLSWVCRCSDVHALSLVYETDRDRLEAYVHEDFELLRPEISVQMSQMRMVDFMANGGYNLVQVSVPVAYRREAGLTGVYPLVVWENQTWPIIGGREETGVPKIFADIADLHSRGDHVFTCASFWSRTFLELDFFGKRDATPEELAQTNRDMEHIHLLGYRYIPNVGGPGAALSQATLYPQAMRCDRVVLGEGALRWHVPAFPEHHPGQHHILRALGELPLGRMIDARLLHGEITMNPPDARTLP; from the coding sequence ATGTACCGATTGCGGGAGGACCATACCTACCACATGCCGGCTCACTTCGGGGGGCAACCCGGGGGGTTGAGCTGGGTCTGCCGATGCTCCGACGTGCACGCCCTTTCCCTGGTCTACGAGACGGACCGGGACCGGCTGGAGGCCTACGTGCACGAGGATTTCGAACTGCTGCGCCCGGAGATCTCCGTCCAGATGTCCCAGATGCGCATGGTGGACTTCATGGCCAACGGGGGCTACAACCTGGTGCAGGTTTCCGTCCCCGTGGCCTACCGGCGCGAGGCGGGGCTCACGGGGGTGTACCCCCTCGTGGTGTGGGAGAACCAGACCTGGCCCATCATCGGGGGACGGGAGGAGACGGGGGTCCCCAAGATCTTCGCGGACATCGCAGACCTCCACTCCCGGGGGGACCACGTCTTCACCTGCGCCTCCTTCTGGAGCCGCACCTTCCTGGAGCTGGACTTCTTCGGAAAGCGCGACGCCACCCCCGAGGAGCTGGCCCAAACCAACCGGGACATGGAACACATCCACCTGCTGGGCTACCGATACATCCCCAACGTGGGAGGCCCCGGGGCGGCCCTGAGCCAGGCCACCCTGTACCCCCAGGCCATGCGCTGCGACCGGGTCGTCCTGGGAGAGGGAGCCCTGCGGTGGCACGTTCCGGCCTTCCCGGAACACCACCCGGGACAGCACCACATCCTCCGCGCCCTGGGAGAGCTTCCCCTGGGACGCATGATCGACGCCCGGCTCCTCCACGGGGAGATCACCATGAACCCGCCGGACGCCCGGACGCTGCCTTAG
- a CDS encoding helix-turn-helix transcriptional regulator, producing the protein METPVETRDRGDILALLRETASRYRAGDGEGFAGGLREAEEAIETRTTREGAAATRSLRGELLLVTALGHLRDPERLSALYAQAEPLMDGRSQVLGPHDPFHQGASGVLGLVHRTPGTARRAADHLKRAVEIHHRLTGGGAGVDLLCEADLAYYSGDLQTGEVLAYRAIYAAHHEGQDVLLLDAAKLLAHLVKHRGDFRGWQVAVDLLNHEEGTKRPNEALCQEKRAGLLDELLLSLGDLSPGERTRTIPPLSLHPFHRFTTFWNHLLYLFYSSRHEQFLGASEAFLDLCGKEQIPLSEAYTLFFQGASLLALGRRDEARERVDRGCRTVVPDGLYLVAAETSPLLGDLVEEWLRRHDPSALKTVRRIREGLASHLGDLREAIRRGNIAEALSDRELAVARLAAEGLRNADIACRLSITEHTVKSHLKAVFSKLEVARRYELRERLTR; encoded by the coding sequence GTGGAAACGCCCGTCGAAACCCGGGACCGGGGGGACATCCTGGCCCTCCTGAGGGAGACCGCCTCCCGATACCGCGCCGGGGACGGGGAGGGTTTCGCCGGAGGGCTGCGGGAGGCGGAGGAGGCCATCGAGACCCGGACGACCCGGGAGGGGGCGGCGGCGACCCGGTCCCTGCGGGGGGAACTGCTCCTGGTCACGGCCCTGGGGCACCTGCGGGACCCGGAGCGCCTCTCTGCCCTCTATGCCCAAGCGGAGCCCCTTATGGACGGCCGTTCCCAGGTGCTGGGCCCCCACGACCCCTTCCATCAGGGGGCCTCGGGGGTCCTGGGGCTGGTCCACCGAACCCCCGGGACAGCCCGCCGGGCGGCGGACCACCTGAAGAGAGCCGTGGAGATCCATCATCGCCTCACGGGAGGCGGCGCGGGGGTGGATCTCCTCTGCGAGGCGGACCTGGCCTACTACTCCGGGGATCTCCAGACCGGGGAGGTGCTGGCCTACCGGGCCATCTACGCGGCCCACCACGAGGGGCAGGACGTGCTGCTCCTGGACGCGGCCAAGCTCCTGGCCCACCTGGTCAAGCACCGGGGGGACTTCCGGGGCTGGCAGGTCGCCGTGGACCTGCTGAACCACGAAGAGGGGACAAAGCGCCCCAACGAGGCCCTGTGCCAAGAGAAGCGCGCGGGGCTCCTGGACGAGCTTCTCCTCTCCCTGGGGGACCTCTCCCCGGGAGAACGGACCCGGACCATCCCCCCTCTGTCCCTCCACCCCTTCCACCGCTTCACGACCTTCTGGAACCACCTGCTGTACCTGTTCTACTCCTCCCGGCACGAACAGTTTCTGGGGGCTTCGGAGGCCTTCCTGGACCTCTGCGGGAAGGAGCAGATCCCCCTCTCGGAGGCCTACACCCTCTTTTTCCAGGGAGCCTCCCTCCTGGCCCTGGGCAGACGGGACGAGGCCCGGGAGCGGGTGGACCGGGGGTGCCGCACCGTGGTCCCCGACGGGCTGTACCTGGTGGCGGCGGAGACCTCTCCCCTGCTTGGGGACCTGGTGGAGGAATGGCTGCGTCGCCACGACCCCTCCGCCCTGAAGACGGTGAGGCGCATCCGGGAGGGATTGGCGAGCCATCTGGGGGACCTGCGGGAGGCCATCCGCCGGGGAAACATCGCCGAGGCCCTGAGCGACCGGGAACTGGCGGTGGCCCGGCTGGCGGCGGAGGGGCTGCGCAACGCGGACATCGCCTGCCGCCTGAGCATCACGGAGCACACCGTGAAGAGCCACCTGAAGGCGGTCTTCTCCAAGCTGGAAGTCGCCCGGCGCTACGAGCTTCGGGAACGGCTGACCCGCTAG
- a CDS encoding DUF2157 domain-containing protein, which translates to MAYFLGALVVMAALGWLLNESWLSLGSWGVAAIAAAYGLGFWFLGDRLHRRGLRVPGGLLLTLAAWTVPLAIWGIEHALGLWHEDPLTRYRSYYQWIRSGWLPLELGCIAASALLFARYRFPTLLFTLCFSLWYLSMDLTPLLFGEPFDWRDRARVSLVCGLLYLLAATLVDRRTERDHAFWLYLFGTLSFWGGLSLLDSGSEWGRLAYGTINLGMVFLSVPLQRGVLAVFGLLGFFGYLGHLAFRVFRDSLLFPFVLTALGLSLIASGLLYRRFRPRLEAILSDRLPEALRRLLPRHRGGRT; encoded by the coding sequence GTGGCCTACTTCTTGGGGGCCCTGGTGGTCATGGCTGCCCTGGGGTGGCTCCTCAACGAATCGTGGCTCTCCCTGGGAAGCTGGGGGGTGGCGGCCATCGCGGCGGCCTACGGTCTGGGCTTCTGGTTCCTGGGGGACCGGCTGCACCGCCGGGGGCTGCGGGTCCCCGGCGGGCTGCTCCTCACCCTGGCGGCCTGGACGGTGCCCCTGGCCATCTGGGGGATCGAACACGCCCTGGGGCTGTGGCACGAGGATCCCCTGACCCGCTACCGCAGCTACTACCAGTGGATCCGCTCGGGCTGGCTGCCCCTGGAGCTGGGGTGCATCGCCGCATCGGCGCTGCTGTTCGCCCGCTACCGCTTCCCCACCCTGCTGTTCACCCTGTGCTTCTCCCTCTGGTACCTGTCCATGGATCTCACCCCCCTGCTTTTCGGGGAACCCTTCGACTGGAGGGACCGCGCCCGGGTCTCCCTGGTCTGCGGCCTCCTCTACCTGCTCGCGGCCACCCTGGTGGACCGGCGCACGGAGCGGGATCACGCCTTCTGGCTCTACCTCTTCGGCACCCTGTCCTTCTGGGGGGGGCTGTCTCTCCTGGACAGCGGCTCGGAATGGGGGCGCCTGGCCTACGGGACGATCAACCTGGGAATGGTGTTTCTCTCGGTCCCCCTCCAGAGGGGGGTGCTGGCGGTCTTCGGCCTGCTGGGCTTCTTCGGCTACCTGGGGCACCTGGCCTTCCGGGTGTTCCGGGACTCCCTGCTCTTCCCCTTCGTCCTCACCGCCCTGGGGCTCTCCCTCATCGCCTCGGGGCTCCTCTACCGCCGCTTCCGACCCCGTCTGGAGGCGATCCTTTCGGACCGCCTCCCCGAAGCCCTGCGCCGCCTGCTGCCCCGCCACCGGGGCGGCCGGACCTAG
- the hemB gene encoding porphobilinogen synthase, with the protein MRGRFPVSRPRRNRLSPAVRSLLAETALEPRHLVLPFFTVPGSGVKREIPSLPGLFHWSVDRLPELVEPALEAGVRAFLLFGLPSRKDERGSSADDPDQPVQRALGFLRGRYPQALLASDVCLCEYTSHGHCGCLAGQEVDNDATLERLASVALSHARAGAHVVAPSDMMDGRVGAIRYALDGAGFSSVGIWSYAAKFASAFYGPFRDAAGSAPEFGDRRGYQLPVSNPREALRDALMDEDEGADLLLVKPAGTSLDIAARLRGRTELPLGGYVVSGEYMMLRCAAGAGALDERRAVLEYHLAVRRAGCDVVVTYLAAEIARWLREEA; encoded by the coding sequence GTGAGGGGGCGCTTCCCCGTCTCCCGCCCCCGGCGGAACCGCCTCTCCCCGGCCGTCCGCTCCCTGCTGGCGGAGACCGCCCTGGAGCCTCGGCACCTGGTGCTGCCCTTCTTCACCGTCCCCGGATCGGGGGTGAAACGGGAGATCCCCTCCCTCCCCGGCCTCTTCCACTGGAGCGTCGACCGGCTGCCGGAGCTGGTGGAACCCGCCCTGGAGGCGGGGGTGCGGGCCTTCCTGCTCTTCGGCCTGCCCTCCCGCAAGGACGAGAGGGGGAGCAGCGCCGACGACCCGGACCAGCCGGTGCAACGGGCCCTGGGGTTCCTGCGGGGACGCTACCCCCAGGCCCTGCTGGCCTCGGACGTGTGCCTCTGCGAGTACACCAGCCACGGCCACTGCGGCTGTCTGGCGGGGCAGGAGGTGGACAACGACGCCACCCTGGAGCGCCTGGCCTCCGTGGCTCTCAGCCACGCCCGGGCGGGAGCCCACGTGGTGGCCCCCTCGGACATGATGGACGGCCGGGTGGGGGCGATCCGCTACGCCCTGGACGGGGCAGGCTTCTCCTCCGTGGGGATCTGGAGCTACGCCGCCAAGTTCGCCTCCGCCTTCTACGGCCCCTTCCGGGACGCGGCGGGGAGCGCCCCGGAGTTCGGGGACCGGCGGGGCTACCAGCTTCCCGTGTCCAATCCCCGGGAGGCCCTTCGGGACGCCCTGATGGACGAGGACGAGGGGGCGGACCTGCTCCTCGTGAAGCCCGCGGGAACCTCCCTGGACATCGCCGCTCGGCTTCGGGGCCGCACGGAGCTGCCCCTGGGGGGATACGTGGTGAGCGGGGAGTACATGATGCTGCGCTGCGCCGCCGGTGCGGGAGCCCTGGACGAACGCCGGGCGGTGCTGGAGTACCATCTGGCGGTCCGCCGAGCGGGGTGCGACGTGGTGGTCACCTACCTGGCTGCGGAGATCGCCCGGTGGCTTCGGGAAGAGGCCTAG
- a CDS encoding DUF3795 domain-containing protein: MTTRDPMQGVCGLDCAACGAYRAWRDDDQSLREQTAQEWSVQFGTPFAPEDINCSGCRTSGVKGGYTDACPLRGCAIRRGEPTCGDCGDFGDCASRREFEAQSGLDMGALFAPKARP; the protein is encoded by the coding sequence ATGACGACACGAGATCCGATGCAGGGAGTCTGCGGCCTGGACTGCGCCGCCTGCGGGGCCTACCGGGCCTGGCGGGACGACGACCAGTCCCTTCGGGAACAGACCGCACAAGAGTGGAGCGTCCAGTTCGGCACGCCCTTCGCGCCGGAGGACATCAACTGCTCCGGTTGCCGCACCTCCGGGGTCAAGGGGGGCTACACCGACGCCTGTCCCCTTCGGGGCTGCGCCATCCGCCGGGGGGAGCCCACCTGCGGGGACTGCGGCGACTTCGGGGACTGCGCCAGCCGCCGGGAGTTCGAGGCCCAGTCGGGCCTGGACATGGGGGCCCTCTTCGCCCCGAAGGCAAGGCCGTGA
- the hemL gene encoding glutamate-1-semialdehyde 2,1-aminomutase — MTNREWYERACRSLVGGVNSPVRAWGAVGGTPRFFLRGRGAVLEDAEGREVLDYVCSWGPLILGHACPEVVRAVGEAAGRSTSFGAPCPGEVELAEAVKRRFPSIEKIRFVSSGTEATMTALRLMRGVTGREWIVKFAGNYHGHSDSLLVAAGSGALTFGVPTSPGIPASVAEKTLVLPYNDPEAAEDLFARLGKDIAGVVVEPWAGNMGLVPPAPGFLETLRDLTARHGALLAFDEVITGFRVPEGGVQQRIGLTPDLTCLGKVVGGGMPVGALGGGAELMDRLAPLGPVYQAGTLSGNPVSMACGLATLEVLERPGTYETLEARGRQLEEGLSDAARSAGLPLSVTRLGSVLGLFFSPRVPASLEEVKATRGDLYPAFFHGMMDRGHAFAPSAFEALFVSSAHTEEQIASTVRGAAEVFRTLAPQGPGKEGRS; from the coding sequence ATGACCAATCGGGAATGGTACGAAAGGGCCTGCCGCAGCCTGGTGGGCGGGGTGAACAGCCCCGTGCGGGCCTGGGGCGCCGTGGGGGGGACCCCCCGGTTCTTCCTCCGGGGCCGGGGAGCGGTGCTGGAGGACGCGGAGGGACGGGAGGTCCTGGACTACGTGTGCAGTTGGGGCCCCCTGATCCTGGGGCACGCCTGTCCCGAAGTGGTCCGGGCGGTGGGGGAGGCGGCGGGACGCTCCACCTCCTTCGGCGCCCCCTGCCCGGGGGAGGTGGAGCTGGCGGAGGCGGTGAAACGGCGCTTCCCCTCCATCGAGAAGATCCGCTTCGTCAGCTCCGGCACCGAGGCCACCATGACGGCCCTGCGGCTGATGCGGGGCGTCACCGGGCGGGAGTGGATCGTCAAGTTCGCCGGGAACTACCACGGCCACAGCGACTCCCTGCTGGTGGCCGCGGGCTCCGGGGCCCTCACCTTCGGGGTCCCCACCTCCCCGGGCATCCCCGCCTCGGTGGCGGAGAAGACCCTGGTGCTGCCCTACAACGACCCGGAGGCGGCGGAGGACCTCTTCGCCCGCCTGGGAAAGGACATCGCCGGGGTGGTGGTGGAGCCTTGGGCGGGGAACATGGGCCTGGTGCCCCCGGCGCCGGGGTTCCTGGAGACCCTGCGGGACCTCACCGCCCGGCACGGGGCGCTGCTGGCCTTCGACGAGGTCATCACGGGCTTCCGGGTGCCCGAGGGAGGGGTGCAGCAGCGCATCGGCCTGACGCCGGACCTCACCTGCCTGGGCAAGGTGGTGGGGGGCGGCATGCCCGTGGGCGCCCTGGGAGGAGGAGCGGAGCTGATGGACCGCCTGGCCCCCCTGGGGCCGGTGTACCAGGCGGGGACCCTCTCGGGGAACCCCGTCTCCATGGCCTGCGGCCTGGCCACCCTGGAGGTGCTGGAACGCCCGGGGACCTACGAGACCCTGGAGGCCCGGGGGCGACAGCTGGAGGAGGGGCTTTCGGACGCCGCCCGAAGCGCGGGGCTTCCCCTCTCGGTGACCCGGCTGGGGTCCGTGCTGGGGCTCTTCTTCTCCCCCCGCGTCCCCGCCTCCCTGGAAGAGGTGAAGGCCACCCGGGGGGATCTGTACCCGGCCTTCTTCCACGGTATGATGGACCGGGGGCACGCCTTCGCCCCCAGCGCCTTCGAGGCGCTCTTCGTCTCCTCCGCCCACACGGAGGAGCAGATCGCCTCCACCGTCCGTGGGGCGGCGGAGGTCTTCCGGACCCTGGCACCCCAGGGCCCGGGGAAGGAGGGACGTTCATGA